Within the Hypericibacter adhaerens genome, the region ATCTGGCTATAACGCCCGGGCTCAAAACCCGCTTCTCTCTGTGCAATACTCCGCCCCGGCCAGAACGAGATCCTGACGCTGGATTGCCGATTGGGAAGCCGAGCCAGATCCCTCGGCCGAGGGCGCCAGCGCAAGAAAAACGAGGCCAGCCCAAGCGCACAGACAGTGGAAAGGACCCTGATATGGCGAAAGTCTCGATCCACCCCGCGGTGGATAACGGCTTCAAGCCGGCCAAGAAGGATTTTGCCGGCGGCACGCTGACCTGCAAATGCACGACCAATCCGGTCGAGGTGAAGATCTCCGCGCAGACCGCGCACAACCATGCCTGCGGCTGCACCAAATGCTGGAAGCCGGCGGGTGCCACCTTCGCCGTGATCGCCGTGGTCGGGCGCGACAAGGTCAAGGTGACCAAGAACGAGAACAAGCTGAAGATCGTCGATCCCAGCGCCACGATCCAGCGCCATGCCTGCAAGGAATGCGGCGTCCATATGTTCGGCCGCATCGAGAAGAAGGAGCATCCCTTCTACGGGCTCGATTTCGTCCATACCGAGCTGTCGAAGGACGAGGGCTGGTCGCCGCCCGAGTTCGCCGCCTTCGTTTCCTCCATCATCGAATCCGGCTACAAGCCGGAAGGCATGGGCGCGGTGCGCGCGCGGCTGCGGGAGCTCAAGCTCGAGCCCTATGACTGCCTGTCGCCGCCCCTGATGGATTTCATCGCGACCCATATCGCCAAGGCGT harbors:
- the gfa gene encoding S-(hydroxymethyl)glutathione synthase codes for the protein MAKVSIHPAVDNGFKPAKKDFAGGTLTCKCTTNPVEVKISAQTAHNHACGCTKCWKPAGATFAVIAVVGRDKVKVTKNENKLKIVDPSATIQRHACKECGVHMFGRIEKKEHPFYGLDFVHTELSKDEGWSPPEFAAFVSSIIESGYKPEGMGAVRARLRELKLEPYDCLSPPLMDFIATHIAKASGALK